The Candidatus Woesearchaeota archaeon genome includes a region encoding these proteins:
- a CDS encoding pyridoxal phosphate-dependent aminotransferase encodes MKKEDLSPASFIGIQGNGYISFGSGQPDLPPPRAVYDILPTYRSFKYGLVQGQLNLRKALAKQYANATPDDFVITNGASEALDLTLRTLRRKGCTKVLLPRPYYYSYPHMVKFAGMEPVYTQLKEGLIDFDDFEEKIRGCGAVIINSPSNPTGRVESIETLKKIERLCKDLNITIISDEVYKDLIYTRENYLLSGPHVVTINSFSKTWAMCGFRVGYLWSSDREFIKQVIAMKSHTSMNTNILGQEMAFEATKVDRAVIKEQLKIWKARRDLI; translated from the coding sequence ATGAAAAAAGAGGATTTAAGCCCTGCAAGTTTTATTGGCATTCAGGGAAACGGATACATTTCTTTTGGTTCTGGCCAACCTGATTTACCCCCTCCAAGAGCTGTTTATGATATACTTCCCACGTATCGCTCATTCAAGTACGGGCTTGTGCAAGGACAACTCAACCTTCGCAAAGCACTTGCTAAGCAGTACGCAAATGCAACACCTGATGATTTTGTTATTACCAATGGTGCTTCAGAAGCGCTTGACCTTACACTTCGAACACTCAGAAGAAAAGGGTGCACTAAAGTACTTTTACCTCGACCATATTACTACTCGTATCCACACATGGTGAAATTTGCAGGAATGGAGCCTGTATACACTCAACTCAAAGAGGGCCTTATTGACTTTGATGATTTTGAAGAAAAGATTCGGGGTTGCGGAGCTGTTATTATCAATTCGCCTTCTAACCCTACTGGGCGTGTTGAGAGCATAGAAACACTCAAAAAAATAGAGCGCCTTTGTAAAGATCTTAACATCACCATTATTTCTGACGAAGTCTACAAAGATCTCATATACACAAGAGAAAATTATCTTCTCTCAGGACCTCATGTTGTGACTATTAACTCCTTTTCTAAAACATGGGCAATGTGTGGTTTTCGTGTTGGTTACTTGTGGAGTTCTGATCGAGAGTTCATTAAACAAGTTATTGCTATGAAGTCTCACACTTCCATGAATACGAACATCTTGGGGCAAGAAATGGCTTTCGAAGCAACAAAGGTTGATCGCGCAGTAATTAAAGAACAGCTTAAAATTTGGAAAGCAAGAAGAGATCTTATCTAA
- a CDS encoding SMC family ATPase: MLIPQNTPMILTSLHLQNIRSYSDEKILFPTGSILLHGDIGAGKSTILQAIEFALFGIRRGQVLGSSLLRKGEKQARVELCFRIHENTPQEKTIVIERTIKKTATGILAGTGSLTIDDVTSDATPTELTAKIIEVLQYPQETTTKNNLIFRYSIYTPQAQMQQILFEHPDVRKDTIRKIFGIDKFHRIAQNAQLTLKHLKTKISEQSIRLEQKQALEEELRKTNARILSLKHIDDTALKSLEQQVLEEEKELHKIKEEYTRILQLKNIVEKVRSNRSDMLARKRLLAQEIHNLRATLDGLAVEKEDIELIHTPPPEQIEKELRELLKKQQEETLRKKDAQREYAHLSKEESHLRERIERMQVLIDQRAEMLEQLRKLRAKLSERNDVEKRIQTKRTLLHELLAKKEVLEKEIKKHEEQSAKVSQLTQCPTCYQEVKGEHKKKIEQLTKEHTTKLKEKLRELELACKDEERKLAKLLEQEKDFNQIEKEVRNIEELSRRRSEQIQEKHRLEEELSLIIHKKQQIALDEEENTKLSQAIARLEEQLEESKEMFKRKERLERITQQEKELSKREKTACIELSQIDEMLRKFDEQVEEYQQGIAKLTDLSLNLSKKQTKVNDLKKALMQLQQEKVRYETEKELLLEQKKNLENKLNDLDKIAQTTQELMEKRMFLEKNIIPLQQQLEELTLAKLQQQCSAHFSRWFNKLIESDEIEAHLDEAFSPRIISQGHEVDIEHLSGGEKTAVAFAYRLALNQLITSQLGDIHAKNLLILDEPTEGFSSEQLDRMRDVLDEVEANQIIIVSHEQKMESFCENIIHIEKTNGVSHAR; the protein is encoded by the coding sequence ATGCTCATCCCACAAAATACTCCTATGATCCTCACCTCTCTTCACCTGCAAAATATTAGAAGCTATTCTGATGAGAAAATCCTGTTCCCTACAGGCTCAATACTACTTCATGGAGATATTGGAGCAGGTAAATCAACAATTCTTCAAGCAATTGAATTTGCACTCTTTGGTATCCGAAGAGGACAGGTACTAGGATCTTCTCTGTTAAGAAAAGGCGAAAAACAAGCAAGAGTTGAACTTTGTTTTCGCATCCACGAAAACACACCACAAGAAAAGACGATCGTTATTGAGAGAACGATCAAGAAGACCGCTACAGGAATACTTGCAGGTACAGGCTCTCTTACCATTGATGACGTAACATCTGATGCGACCCCTACAGAGCTTACTGCAAAGATTATTGAAGTATTGCAATACCCACAAGAAACAACAACCAAGAACAACCTTATTTTCCGTTATAGCATCTACACTCCACAAGCGCAAATGCAGCAGATTCTCTTTGAACACCCCGATGTAAGAAAAGACACCATTAGGAAAATATTTGGTATTGATAAATTTCACCGCATTGCACAAAACGCCCAACTCACACTTAAACATCTTAAAACAAAGATTTCAGAGCAGAGTATTCGCTTAGAACAAAAACAAGCTCTTGAAGAAGAACTTCGTAAAACCAATGCCAGAATCCTCTCGCTAAAACACATAGATGACACAGCACTCAAGAGCCTTGAACAGCAAGTGCTTGAGGAGGAGAAGGAGCTTCACAAGATCAAAGAAGAATACACACGCATCCTTCAACTTAAGAATATCGTTGAGAAAGTGCGCTCAAATAGATCGGATATGCTTGCAAGAAAGCGATTGCTCGCTCAAGAAATACATAATCTTCGCGCAACCCTTGACGGCCTCGCAGTAGAGAAAGAAGATATAGAACTTATTCACACACCACCTCCCGAACAAATTGAAAAAGAACTCAGAGAATTACTTAAAAAACAGCAAGAAGAAACACTACGAAAAAAAGACGCACAAAGAGAATACGCCCATCTTAGTAAGGAAGAATCACATCTGCGAGAGCGCATTGAGCGTATGCAAGTTCTTATTGATCAGCGAGCAGAGATGCTTGAACAGTTACGTAAACTTAGGGCGAAATTGAGTGAACGAAACGATGTTGAAAAACGCATTCAAACAAAACGAACTCTCCTGCATGAGCTTCTAGCAAAAAAAGAAGTTCTTGAAAAAGAAATCAAGAAGCACGAAGAACAAAGTGCTAAAGTATCTCAACTCACGCAATGTCCCACTTGTTATCAAGAAGTAAAAGGTGAACACAAGAAAAAAATTGAACAATTAACAAAGGAGCACACCACTAAACTAAAAGAGAAATTACGTGAATTAGAACTTGCCTGCAAAGATGAAGAAAGAAAACTTGCAAAACTCCTTGAACAAGAAAAAGACTTCAACCAAATAGAAAAAGAGGTGAGGAACATTGAAGAATTGTCTCGTAGAAGAAGTGAGCAAATTCAAGAAAAGCATCGACTTGAAGAAGAGCTCTCACTTATAATTCACAAAAAACAGCAAATAGCTCTTGATGAAGAAGAAAACACCAAACTCTCGCAGGCGATAGCGCGCCTTGAAGAACAGCTTGAAGAAAGCAAAGAAATGTTTAAGCGAAAAGAACGCCTTGAACGTATAACTCAGCAAGAAAAAGAGCTTTCTAAACGAGAAAAGACAGCTTGTATTGAACTCTCTCAGATTGATGAGATGCTCAGAAAATTCGATGAACAAGTTGAAGAGTATCAACAAGGAATTGCTAAGCTTACCGATCTCTCACTCAATCTCTCTAAGAAGCAAACAAAAGTAAATGATCTTAAAAAAGCACTTATGCAATTACAACAAGAAAAAGTGAGATATGAAACTGAAAAAGAACTTTTACTGGAACAGAAAAAGAACCTTGAAAATAAGCTTAATGATCTCGACAAAATAGCGCAAACAACACAAGAACTTATGGAAAAAAGGATGTTTCTTGAAAAAAATATTATTCCGCTACAACAACAACTTGAAGAACTTACTTTGGCGAAACTTCAGCAACAGTGCAGCGCACACTTTTCAAGATGGTTTAATAAACTTATTGAGTCTGATGAAATTGAAGCGCATCTTGACGAAGCATTTTCTCCTCGAATAATTTCCCAAGGTCACGAAGTTGATATAGAACACTTATCTGGTGGGGAAAAAACAGCCGTTGCATTTGCTTATAGGCTAGCACTCAATCAACTCATCACATCTCAACTAGGAGATATTCATGCGAAAAATCTACTTATACTTGATGAGCCAACTGAAGGATTTAGCTCTGAGCAGCTTGATAGAATGAGAGATGTCCTTGACGAAGTCGAAGCAAATCAAATTATCATTGTATCTCATGAGCAAAAAATGGAAAGCTTTTGTGAAAACATCATCCATATTGAAAAAACAAACGGTGTAAGTCACGCAAGGTAA